One window from the genome of Gadus morhua chromosome 16, gadMor3.0, whole genome shotgun sequence encodes:
- the LOC115561155 gene encoding extracellular calcium-sensing receptor-like: MSSTGPFSCRLRKQFNLNGMHKSGDVILGGIFEINFFTTSSEHFTSEPKDPICYGFDLIGFRQAQTMAFAVDEINRNSKLLPNILLGYSLYDSCVKLGISFRAALSMTSGRGEPFQLNESCYGNPPVLGIVGDTSSTRTIAVSSIVSLYRLPMVSYYATCSCLSDRKRFPSFFRTIPSDAFQVRAMLQILRQFNWTWFGLLVIDEDYGRHAARLFQSDLAQSGGSCLAYLEVLPQGNDMAEIQRIVGIMKKSTSRVVIVFAHPSNMLDLMEEVVKQNVTGLQWMASEAWIEDKVLRTPSYMPFLAGTLGIAIRRGEIPGLRDFLLRIRPDNDTLSSQDHNLVKQFWEHVFQCKFVIPGMEFEGQTLERLCTGNESLRNIETEFLDLSNLRPEYNVYKAVYALAHALHDIMQCVPGSGPFQGQSCASLQGLEPWQILYYLQKVNFTTDFGDQVSFDENGDALPIYDVLNWRWPPDGRAEVKNVGDVKEMASKIVHLILDEDKIFWNFEPKKPPKSVCSESCPPGTRMARKKGEPVCCFDCIPCSEGEISNETDSTECTSCPGNFWSNLQRNHCVPKSMEFLSYVEPLGISLTTASLFGALLCTIVLGIFTHHRTTPVVSYFATCSCLSDRSRFPSFFRTIPSDAFQVVKQNVTGLQWMASEAWTAAKVLHTPSYMPFLAGTLGIAIRRGEIPGLRDFLLRIRPDNDTLSSQDNNLVRLFWEHIFQCQFYSPGIEVKEKERLCTGNEVLRNIDTEFLDLSNLRPEYNVYKAVYALAHALHDILQCVPGSGPFKGQSCASLQGLEPWQIIYYLQRVNFTTEFGDQVSFDENGDALPIYDVMNWSLFPDGSTEVKHVGEVKELASKIVDLSLDEDKIFWNFEHKKPPRSLCSESCPPGTRMARKKGEPVCCFDCVPCSEGKFSNETDSTECTICPKDFWSNLQNDHCVPKRMEFLSYVEPLGISLTTASLFGALLCTIVLGIFTHHRTTPVVRANNSELSFILLLSLKLCFLCSLFFIGQPRLWTCQLRHAAFGISFVLCVSCILVKTMVVLAVFKASKPGGGGSLKWFGAVQQRGTVVFLTLIQAAVCTTWLVSSSPAPHENKGYYNDRIVVECVVGSTVGFGVLLGYIGLLAVLSFFLAFLARNLPDNFNEAKFITFSTLVFCAVWIAFIPAYINSPGKYADAVEVFAILSSSFGLLLALFGPKCYIILLKPEKNTKKALMGRVTPRS, from the exons ATGTCTTCAACAGGTCCTTTTTCTTGTAGATTACGGAAACAATTTAATCTGAATGGAATGCACAAGTCTGGTGACGTTATTCTTGGAGGAATCTTTGAGATCAACTTTTTCACTACATCTTCTGAACATTTTACTTCAGAGCCCAAAGATCCTATCTGCTATGG cTTTGATCTTATAGGGTTCAGACAGGCCCAGACCATGGCCTTTGCTGTTGATGAAATCAACAGAAACTCCAAACTGCTTCCCAATATTTTGTTGGGATACAGTCTATATGATAGCTGTGTCAAACTAGGGATCTCGTTCCGTGCAGCTCTGTCTATGACCAGTGGCAGAGGAGAGccgtttcaattaaatgagaGCTGTTATGGGAATCCTCCTGTGCTAGGAATCGTGGGAGATACTTCCTCAACCCGTACTATAGCTGTTTCTAGCATAGTAAGCTTGTACAGGCTACCAATG GTGAGTTATTATGCCACATGTTCCTGTCTGAGTGACAGGAAACGGTTCCCATCTTTCTTTAGAACTATTCCGAGTGATGCATTTCAG GTGCGAGCTATGCTCCAAATTCTCAGACAGTTTAACTGGACTTGGTTTGGACTATTGGTCATTGATGAAGACTATGGACGCCATGCTGCCCGTTTATTCCAGTCAGACCTGGCCCAGTCTGGTGGAAGCTGCCTGGCTTATCTAGAGGTTCTGCCCCAGGGAAACGATATGGCTGAGATTCAGAGGATCGTTGGCATAATGAAGAAATCCACATCCCGTGTGGTTATTGTTTTTGCACATCCAAGCAACATGCTTGATCTAATGGAAGAG GTGGTAAAGCAGAATGTAACAGGCCTACAGTGGATGGCGAGTGAAGCCTGGATTGAAGACAAAGTGCTCCGTACCCCCAGCTACATGCCTTTCCTTGCAGGCACTCTGGGCATTGCTATCCGTCGGGGGGAAATACCAGGACTCAGGGACTTCCTACTGAGAATACGCCCTGACAATGACACACTCAGCAGCCAGGACCATAATTTA GTGAAGCAGTTTTGGGAGCACGTATTTCAGTGCAAGTTTGTAATCCCTGGTATGGAGTTTGAAGGGCAGACTCTAGAAAGACTATGTACAGGGAATGAAAGTCTAAGGAATATAGAGACTGAATTCCTGGATCTGTCTAACCTCAGGCCAGAGTATAATGTGTACAAGGCAGTTTATGCCCTGGCACATGCCCTACATGACATTATGCAGTGTGTTCCAGGGAGTGGGCCTTTCCAAGGTCAAAGTTGTGCCAGTTTACAGGGACTAGAGCCATGGCAG ATTTTATATTACTTGCAAAAGGTCAATTTCACTACAGACTTTGGTGACCAAGTGTCATTTGATGAGAATGGGGATGCTTTACCAATCTATGATGTGTTGAACTGGAGGTGGCCCCCAGATGGAAGAGCAGAGGTTAAAAATGTGGGAGATGTCAAAGAAATGGCCTCAAAAATCGTTCATCTTATCCTTGATGAAGACAAAATCTTTTGGAATTTCGAACCAAAAAAG CCACCCAAGTCAGTGTGCAGTGAAAGCTGTCCCCCTGGCACCCGCATGGCCCGAAAGAAAGGTGAACCTGTCTGCTGCTTCGACTGCATCCCTTGTTCAGAAGGAGAAATTAGCAATGAAACTg ATTCAACCGAATGTACCAGCTGTCCAGGGAATTTTTGGTCCAACCTCCAACGTAATCACTGCGTCCCGAAAAGTATGGAATTCCTTTCCTATGTGGAACCCCTGGGAATCTCCTTGACCACTGCCTCATTATTTGGTGCACTTTTATGCACCATTGTTTTGGGAATCTTCACCCATCATCGTACCACGCCAGTG GTGAGTTATTTTGCCACATGTTCCTGTCTGAGTGACAGGAGCCGGTTCCCATCTTTCTTTAGAACTATTCCAAGTGATGCCTTTCAG GTAGTAAAGCAGAATGTAACAGGCCTACAGTGGATGGCCAGTGAGGCCTGGACTGCAGCCAAAGTACTCCATACTCCCAGCTACATGCCTTTTCTTGCAGGCACTCTGGGCATTGCCATCCGCCGAGGGGAGATACCAGGACTGAGGGACTTCCTACTGAGGATACGCCCTGACAATGACACACTCAGCAGCCAGGACAACAACTTAGTGCGG CTATTTTGGGAGCACATATTCCAGTGTCAATTTTATTCCCCTGGAATAGaggtgaaagagaaagaaagactaTGTACAGGGAATGAGGTCCTAAGGAACATAGACACTGAATTCCTGGATCTGTCTAACCTCAGGCCAGAGTATAATGTGTACAAGGCAGTATATGCCCTGGCACATGCCCTACATGACATTCTGCAGTGTGTTCCAGGGAGTGGACCTTTCAAAGGTCAAAGCTGTGCCAGTTTACAGGGACTAGAGCCATGGCAG ATCATATATTACTTGCAAAGGGTCAATTTCACAACAGAGTTTGGTGACCAAGTGTCATTTGATGAGAATGGAGATGCTTTGCCAATATATGATGTGATGAACTGGAGTTTGTTCCCGGATGGAAgcacagaggttaaacatgttGGAGAGGTCAAAGAATTGGCTTCGAAAATAGTTGACCTCAGCCTTGATGAAGACAAAATCTTTTGGAATTTTGAACACAAAAAG CCTCCCAGGTCACTGTGTAGTGAGAGCTGTCCTCCAGGCACTCGCATGGCCAGAAAGAAGGGTGAACCTGTATGCTGCTTTGACTGCGTCCCTTGTTCAGAAGGGAAATTTAGCAATGAAACTG ATTCAACAGAATGTACCATCTGTCCAAAAGATTTCTGGTCCAACCTCCAGAATGATCATTGTGTACCGAAACGCATGGAATTTCTGTCCTACGTGGAACCCCTTGGAATCTCCTTGACCACTGCTTCATTATTTGGAGCACTTTTATGCACTATTGTTTTGGGAATCTTCACTCATCATCGGACCACGCCAGTGGTTAGGGCCAACAACTCAGAGCTTAGCTTCATCCTTCTGCTGTCACTGAAACTATGCTTCTTGTGCTCTTTATTTTTCATTGGTCAACCAAGGCTGTGGACTTGTCAATTGAGGCATGCAGCCTTTGGGATCAGCTTTGTTCTGTGTGTCTCATGTATCCTGGTGAAAACCATGGTTGTTCTGGCGGTATTCAAGGCCTCCAaaccaggtggtggtggtagtctgAAGTGGTTTGGGGCAGTTCAACAGAGAGGGACTGTTGTATTTCTGACTTTAATACAAGCAGCAGTTTGTACAACATGGCTTGTGTCTTCCTCACCAGCTCCTCATGAAAACAAAGGGTACTACAATGACAGGATAGTAGTTGAGTGTGTAGTGGGGTCCACAGTAGGATTTGGAGTATTACTAGGCTATATTGGCTTACTGGCTGTTCTCAGCTTCTTCCTTGCATTCTTGGCACGGAATCTACCAGATAACTTCAATGAGGCCAAGTTTATCACGTTCAGCACACTGGTCTTTTGTGCTGTTTGGATAGCCTTTATCCCAGCTTATATTAACTCCCCTGGAAAATATGCTGATGCTGTGGAGGTATTTGCCATTCTATCTTCTAGTTTTGGCCTGTTACTTGCCTTATTTGGACCAAAGTGTTATATAATTCTCCTTAAGcctgagaaaaacacaaaaaaggcTTTAATGGGACGAGTCACACCAAGATCATAG
- the LOC115561156 gene encoding extracellular calcium-sensing receptor-like, with protein MRAHKESHLLICICLFLFSFSSHTSSTSSLFCRLQRQFNLNGMQKFGDVILGGIFEINFFSAFSEHFTSEPNDPICYGFDLVGFRQAQTMAFAVDEINRNSQLLPNISLGYSLYDSCGKLGISFRAALSMTSGRGEPFQLNQSCYRNPPVLGIVGDSSSTRTIAVSSMVSLYRVPMVSYFATCSCLSDRSRFPSFFRTIPSDAFQVRAMLQILRRFNWTWFGLLISDEDYGRHAARSFQADLAESGGGCLAYLEVLPWVNDVAELRRIVSIMKKSTSRVVIVFAHQSNMLNLMEEVVKQNVTGLQWMASEAWTAAKVLHTPSYMPFLAGTLGIAIRRGEITGLREFLLRIRPDNDTLSSQDNNNLVKLFWEHIFQCKFDSPGIEVGEKERLCTGNEVLRNVETEFLDLSNLRPEYNVYKAVYALAHALQDMMQCVPGSGPFKGQSCASLQGLEPWQIIYYLQRVNFSTEFGDQVSFDENGDALPIYDVMNWRWLPDGRTEVKNVGEVKELASKIVDLILDEDKIFWNFESKKPPRSLCSEICPPGTRMARKKGEPVCCFDCIPCSEGKVSNETDSTECTNCPKDFWSNLRKDHCVPKRMEFISYVEPLGISLTTASLFGALLCTIVLGIFTHHRTTPVVSYFATCSCLSDRRQFPSFFRTIPSDAFQVVKQNVTGLQWMASEAWSAAKVLHTPSYMPFLAGTLGIAIRRGEVPGLRDFLLTLRPDNETLGSQDSTLVKQFWENVFQCKFTSSHGELLDGSTSERICTGNEVLRNIETEFLDLSNLRPEYNVYKAVYALAHALQDMLKCVPGRGPFKGQGCANIKRIAPWQLLYYLERVNFTTTFGDQVSFDENGDALPIYDVMNWMWHPDGSTEVKNMGEVKELASKVDHLILDAEKIFWNFESKKPPWSVCSESCPPGTRMARKKGEPVCCFDCIPCSEGKVSNETDSTECFNCPEDYWSNPKHDHCIPKSMEFLSYVEPLGISLTTASISGALLCTVVIGVFTYHRTTPVVRANNSELSFLILLSLKLCFLCSLLFIGQPRLWTCKLRHAAFGIIFVLCVSCILVKTMVVLAVFKASKPGGGGSLKWFGAMQQRGTVVFLTLIQAAICTTWLVTSSPTPHKNTQYHNDKIIVECLVGSTVGFGILLSYIGLLAILSFMLAFLARNLPDNFNEAKFITFSMLVFCAVWIAFIPAYINSPGKYADAVEVFAILASSFGLLLALFGPKCFIILLKPEKNTKKALMGRGTPRS; from the exons ATGAGAGCTCATAAAGAATCACACTTGCTcatatgtatatgtttatttttgttttctttctcttcccATACGTCTTCAACCAGTTCACTATTTTGTAGATTACAGAGACAATTTAATCTGAATGGAATGCAAAAATTTGGGGATGTTATTCTGGGAGGGATCTTTGAGATCAACTTTTTCTCTGCATTTTCTGAACATTTTACTTCAGAGCCAAACGATCCCATCTGCTATGG cTTTGATCTTGTAGGTTTCAGACAGGCCCAGACCATGGCCTTTGCTGTTGATGAAATAAACAGAAACTCCCAACTGCTACCTAATATATCGTTGGGATACAGTCTTTATGATAGCTGCGGCAAACTAGGGATCTCATTCCGTGCAGCTCTTTCTATGACcagtgggagaggagagccGTTTCAATTAAATCAGAGCTGTTACCGGAATCCTCCTGTGCTAGGAATTGTGGGAGATTCTTCCTCAACACGTACTATTGCTGTTTCTAGCATGGTAAGCTTGTACAGGGTACCAATG GTGAGTTATTTTGCCACATGTTCCTGTCTGAGTGACAGGAGCCGGTTCCCATCTTTCTTTAGAACTATTCCAAGTGATGCATTTCAG GTGCGAGCAATGCTCCAAATTCTCAGGCGGTTTAACTGGACTTGGTTTGGCCTGTTGATCAGTGATGAAGACTACGGTCGCCACGCCGCCCGATCCTTCCAGGCTGACCTGGCCGAGTCTGGTGGAGGCTGTCTGGCTTATCTAGAGGTTCTGCCATGGGTGAATGATGTGGCTGAACTGCGGAGGATTGTTAGCATTATGAAGAAATCCACATCCCGTGTGGTTATTGTTTTTGCACATCAAAGCAACATGCTTAATCTCATGGAAGAG GTAGTAAAGCAGAATGTAACAGGCCTACAGTGGATGGCCAGTGAGGCCTGGACTGCAGCCAAAGTACTCCATACTCCCAGCTACATGCCTTTTCTTGCAGGCACTCTGGGCATTGCCATTCGCCGAGGGGAAATAACAGGACTCAGGGAATTCCTACTGAGGATACGCCCTGACAATGACACACTCAGCAGCCAGGACAACAACAACTTA GTGAAGCTATTTTGGGAGCACATATTCCAGTGTAAATTTGATTCCCCTGGAATAGAggtgggagagaaggaaagactATGCACAGGGAATGAGGTTCTAAGGAATGTAGAGACTGAATTCCTGGATCTGTCTAACCTCAGGCCAGAGTATAATGTGTACAAGGCAGTATATGCCCTGGCACATGCTCTACAGGACATGATGCAGTGTGTTCCAGGGAGTGGGCCTTTCAAAGGTCAAAGCTGTGCCAGTTTACAGGGACTAGAGCCATGGCAG ATCATATATTACTTGCAAAGGGTCAATTTCAGCACAGAGTTTGGTGACCAAGTGTCATTTGATGAGAATGGAGATGCTTTGCCAATCTATGATGTAATGAACTGGAGGTGGCTCCCAGATGGAAGAACAGAGGTTAAAAATGTGGGAGAGGTCAAAGAATTGGCTTCAAAAATAGTTGATCTCATCCTTGATGAAGATAAAATCTTTTGGAATTTTGAATCCAAAAAG cctcccagGTCACTGTGTAGTGAGATCTGTCCTCCAGGCACCCGCATGGCCAGAAAGAAGGGTGAACCTGTATGCTGCTTCGACTGCATCCCTTGTTCAGAAGGAAAAGTTAGCAATGAAACTG ATTCAACCGAATGTaccaactgtccaaaagatttCTGGTCCAACCTCCGGAAGGATCACTGTGTACCCAAACGCATGGAATTTATTTCCTACGTTGAACCCCTTGGAATCTCACTGACCACTGCCTCATTATTTGGAGCACTTTTATGCACCATTGTTTTGGGAATCTTCACTCATCATCGGACCACGCCAGTG GTCAGTTATTTTGCCACATGTTCCTGTCTGAGTGATAGGAGGCAGTTCCCATCATTCTTTAGAACAATTCCAAGTGATGCATTTCAG GTGGTAAAACAGAATGTAACAGGACTACAGTGGATGGCCAGTGAAGCCTGGAGCGCAGCCAAAGTGCTCCATACCCCCAGCTACATGCCTTTCCTAGCAGGCACTCTGGGCATTGCCATCCGCCGGGGAGAGGTACCAGGACTCAGGGACTTCCTACTGACCCTACGCCCTGACAATGAGACACTTGGCAGCCAGGACAGCACCTTA gtgAAGCAGTTCTGGGAGAACGTATTTCAGTGTAAGTTTACATCCTCTCACGGAGAATTATTGGATGGGTCTACTTCGGAAAGAATATGTACAGGGAATGAGGTGCTAAGGAATATAGAGACTGAATTCCTGGATCTGTCTAACCTCAGGCCAGAGTATAATGTGTACAAGGCTGTATATGCCCTGGCACATGCCCTTCAGGACATGCTGAAGTGTGTTCCAGGGAGAGGGCCTTTCAAAGGTCAAGGCTGTGCCAATATAAAAAGAATAGCTCCATGGCAG CTGTTATATTATTTGGAAAGGGTCAATTTCACAACAACCTTTGGTGATCAAGTGTCATTTGATGAGAATGGGGATGCTTTACCCATCTATGATGTGATGAACTGGATGTGGCACCCAGATGGAAGCACAGAGGTTAAAAATATGGGAGAGGTCAAAGAATTGGCCTCTAAAGTCGATCATCTTATCCTTGATGCAGAGAAAATCTTTTGGAATTTTGAATCAAAAAAG CCGCCCTGGTCAGTATGTAGCGAGAGCTGTCCCCCAGGCACCCGCATGGCCAGGAAGAAAGGTGAACCTGTCTGCTGCTTCGACTGCATCCCTTGTTCAGAAGGAAAAGTTAGCAATGAGACAG ATTCAACAGAATGTTTCAACTGTCCAGAGGATTATTGGTCCAACCCCAAACATGATCACTGCATTCCCAAAAGCATGGAATTTCTCTCCTACGTTGAACCCCTGGGCATCTCTCTGACCACAGCTTCAATATCTGGTGCACTTTTATGCACTGTTGTTATTGGAGTCTTCACCTATCATCGTACCACGCCAGTGGTTAGGGCCAACAACTCAGAGCTTAGCTTCCTCATTCTGCTGTCACTCAAACTATGCTTCCTCTGCTCCTTGCTTTTCATTGGTCAACCAAGGCTCTGGACTTGTAAGTTGAGGCATGCAGCGTTTGGGATCATTTTTGTTCTGTGTGTCTCGTGTATCCTGGTGAAGACCATGGTAGTTCTGGCAGTATTCAAGGCCTCCAaaccaggtggtggtggtagtctgAAGTGGTTTGGGGCAATGCAACAGAGAGGGACTGTTGTATTTCTGACTTTAATCCAAGCAGCAATTTGTACAACCTGGCTTGTGACTTCCTCACCGACTcctcataaaaacacacagtatCACAATGACAAGATCATTGTTGAATGTCTAGTAGGGTCTACGGTAGGATTTGGAATATTACTGAGCTATATAGGCTTACTGGCTATACTCAGCTTTATGCTTGCATTCCTTGCACGCAATCTACCAGATAACTTCAATGAGGCCAAGTTTATCACCTTCAGCATGCTTGTATTCTGTGCTGTTTGGATAGCCTTTATTCCAGCTTATATCAACTCCCCTGGTAAATATGCAGATGCTGTAGAGGTATTTGCCATTCTAGCTTCCAGTTTTGGGCTGTTGCTGGCCCTTTTTGGACCAAAGTGTTTTATAATTCTTCTAAAGCCTGAGAAAAACACCAAGAAAGCTTTAATGGGTCGAGGCACACCAAGATCATAG
- the LOC115561794 gene encoding extracellular calcium-sensing receptor-like has product MDTRELRFARAMVFAIEEINNSSELLPGITLGYQIHDSCASVPVAVQVAFQLANGLQQLYDSNKVCSRSGRVTAVVGESGSTPTMSISRIIGPFDIPQVSHFATCACLSDKRQFPTFFRTIPSDQFQAEALAKLVKHFGWTWIGAVRSRSDYGNNGMASFLRAAYEEGICVEYSESFYRTDPQNKIQQVADVIRRSTAMIIVAFTASGDMKILLEELARKPFPPRQWIGTESWGTAPEFLKFDFCAGAIGFGIPQSVIPGFREYLLDLSNAKVAASKLLTELWEGAFNCQLEKTDRVCDGTEDIQKLQSPYTDTSQLRITNMVYKAVYSIAHAVHNILCNKINSTVQCDPFLKIEPLQVLDQLKRVNFSRHGYHVSFDANGDPVAFYELINWKRNENGGLEFVKVGHYDDSLPIGQKFNMIKNISWSDGGGQVPVSVCSDSCPPGTRKVLQKGKPDCCYDCVPCAEGEISNTSDSSDCFPCPNEFWPNEGKKLCLPKPVEFLSMHEVLGIILAVCSVVGACLTILTAIVFFQHRASAIVRANNSELSFLLLFSLTLCFLCSLTFIGPPSDWSCMLRHTAFGITFVLCISCVLGKTIVVLMAFKATQPGRNVAKWFGPTQQRMTVVSFTFVQVLICTIWLVLKPPFSMRNLTIYKEKIILECALGSSLGFWAVLGYIGLLAVFCFVLAVLARKLPDNFNEAKLITFSMLIFCAVWTTFIPAYISSPGKFTVAVEIFAILASSFGLIICIFVPKCFIILFRPEKNTKKNVMGKK; this is encoded by the exons ATGGACACGCGTGAATTGCGCTTTGCGCGTGCTATGGTCTTCGCCATCGAAGAAATTAACAACAGCTCGGAGCTTCTGCCGGGCATTACACTCGGTTACCAAATCCATGACTCCTGTGCCTCGGTACCCGTAGCTGTCCAGGTGGCATTTCAGCTTGCAAATGGCCTGCAGCAGTTGTATGACTCAAACAAAGTGTGTTCACGATCTGGTAGGGTAACGGCTGTAGTTGGTGAGTCTGGATCCACGCCAACTATGAGCATTTCGCGAATCATCGGGCCCTTTGACATTCCACAA GTGAGTCACTTTGCTACATGCGCATGTTTGTCTGACAAGAGGCAATTCCCAACATTTTTTCGAACCATCCCCAGTGACCAGTTCCAGGCAGAGGCTCTTGCCAAACTCGTGAAACATTTTGGTTGGACTTGGATTGGCGCTGTCCGGTCTAGATCAGACTATGGTAACAATGGGATGGCGTCCTTTCTACGAGCAGCGTACGAAGAGGGTATATGTGTTGAATACTCTGAATCTTTCTATCGTACTGATCCACAGAACAAGATTCAACAAGTTGCTGACGTTATCCGCAG GTCTACAGCCATGATTATCGTGGCATTCACAGCATCAGGAGATATGAAGATTCTGCTGGAGGAGTTGGCCCGCAAGCCCTTTCCTCCCAGACAATGGATAGGCACTGAATCATGGGGAACTGCTCCTGAATTTCTGAAGTTTGACTTTTGTGCTGGGGCAATTGGATTTGGTATTCCACAATCTGTTATACCTGGATTTCGAGAATACTTATTAGATCTTTCCAATGCCAAAGTAGCTGCGTCTAAACTGCTTACTGAATTGTGGGAGGGTGCATTCAACTGCCAGCTAGAAAAAA CGGATAGAGTGTGTGATGGAACTGAAGATATACAGAAGCTCCAAAGCCCATACACTGACACCTCTCAGCTCAGAATCACAAACATGGTGTACAAAGCTGTTTACTCAATAGCACATGCTGTACACAATATTCTGTGTAACAAGATAAACTCCACAGTGCAATGTGATCCATTCTTGAAGATCGAGCCACTGCAG GTTTTAGATCAGTTGAAAAGGGTGAATTTCTCTCGTCATGGTTACCATGTCTCATTTGATGCCAATGGTGACCCTGTGGCCTTCTATGAGCTGATTAACTGGAAGAGAAATGAGAATGGGGGTCTGGAGTTTGTAAAAGTGGGACACTATGATGACTCGCTTCCTATTGGACAGAAGTTCAATATGATAAAGAATATCAGCTGGTCAGATGGTGGTGGACAG GTGCCTGTGTCTGTATGCAGTGACAGCTGTCCACCAGGAACGCGTAAGGTTCTCCAGAAGGGAAAGCCGGATTGCTGCTATGATTGTGTACCATGTGCTGAAGGAGAGATTAGTAATACTTCAG ATTCTTCAGATTGTTTCCCTTGTCCCAATGAGTTCTGGCCAAATGAAGGGAAAAAATTATGTCTTCCTAAGCCTGTTGAGTTTCTCTCTATGCATGAGGTTCTGGGAATTATTTTGGCAGTATGCTCAGTTGTAGGAGCCTGTTTAACCATTCTTACAGCCATAGTGTTCTTCCAGCACAGAGCATCTGCTATTGTTAGGGCCAACAACTCTGAGCTGAGcttcctgctgctcttctcctTGACTTTATGTTTCCTGTGTTCTCTGACTTTCATTGGTCCACCTTCAGACTGGTCGTGTATGCTTCGCCACACAGCTTTTGGGATCACATTTGTCCtctgtatctcttgtgttctgGGCAAGACCATAGTGGTGTTAATGGCATTTAAAGCTACACAACCAGGACGCAATGTAGCAAAATGGTTTGGCCCTACACAGCAGAGAATGACTGTAGTGtcttttacatttgttcaagTTTTGATCTGCACTATTTGGTTGGTTTTGAAGCCTCCCTTCTCTATGAGAAACCTGACTATCTACAAGGAGAAAATCATTCTAGAATGTGCATTAGGCTCATCATTAGGTTTCTGGGCTGTGCTTGGGTACATCGGGCTCCTtgctgtattttgttttgtattagCTGTTTTAGCCCGAAAACTACCTGACAATTTTAATGAAGCTAAGCTAATCACATTTAGTATGCTAATATTCTGTGCTGTTTGGACTACTTTTATCCCAGCTTACATCAGTTCCCCTGGGAAGTTCACTGTAGCTGTTGAGATTTTTGCCATATTGGCCTCTAGTTTTGGATTGATTATCTGTATATTTGTTCCTAAATGTTTCATAATTTTGTTTCGGCCAGAGAAAAACACCAAGAAAAATGTAATGGGTAAAAAATAA